A region of Aquarana catesbeiana isolate 2022-GZ linkage group LG08, ASM4218655v1, whole genome shotgun sequence DNA encodes the following proteins:
- the LOC141105435 gene encoding uncharacterized protein: MRNLLQSPGNLSPKPEHLLLTGKLIKVTTPIYVQSAGNVFCEKGKLHRHQKSHTGERPFSCSECGKCFIHKIQLLVHQRIHTGERPFSCSECGKCFTQKGVLLRHRGIHTGKYPFPCFECGKCFIQKGDLLKHQRIHTNGRPFSCSECGKGFTQQGVLLKHKESHLGKFAFPCLECGKCFSRKVSLVAHQKIHRDEHLFSCSECGKGFSENGKLLRHQTITQVSILFKVREMFYTESKTSHTRENSHRQASFLVFRVWEVFPTKRKPS, from the exons ATGAGGAATCTTCTTCAA AGTCCAGGGAACCTTTCACCAAAACCAGAGCACTTATTACTGACCGGAAAACTCATAAAAGTGACCACCcctatttatgttcagagtgcgggaaatgttttttgtgAGAAAGGAAAACTTCATAGGCACCAGAAAagtcacacaggcgagcgtcctttctcatgttcagagtgcgggaaatgtttcatacATAAAATACAACTTCttgtacaccagagaattcacaccggTGAGCGCCCTTtttcttgttctgagtgcgggaaatgttttactcaaAAAGGTGTGCTGCTTAGACATAGGGGAATTCACACAGGCAAATATCCTTTTCCTTGTtttgagtgcggaaaatgttttattcagaaaggagaccttcttaaacaccagagaattcacaccaaTGGGCGTcctttttcctgttcagagtgcgggaaaggttttacTCAGCAAGGCGTACTGCTTAAACATAAGGAATCTCACTTGGGCAAATTTGCTTTTCCATGtttagagtgtgggaaatgtttctctAGAAAAGTAAGCCTTGTTGCCCACCAGAAAATTCACAGGGATGAGCATcttttttcctgttctgagtgtgggaaaggtTTCTCAGAGAATGGAAAACTTCTTAGACACCAGACAATCACACAGGTGAGCATCCTTTTcaaagtgcgggaaatgttttacacagaaaGCAAAACTTCTCACACCCGAGAAAATTCACACAGGCAAGCATCCTTTCTCGTGTTTAGAGTGTGGGAAGTCTTTCCTACAAAAAGAAAACCTTCTTAG